A region of the Hydra vulgaris chromosome 12, alternate assembly HydraT2T_AEP genome:
AACAGTATTGGGTTCAACGTTTGCTTTcagaataaagttatttatttggtCTATCCCATTTTTTTGAGATGGCAAAGAAAAGGAAGAAGATGAATGCAATAGTGGTTGAATTTGTGAAACAGACTGCAACTCTGATGGAGACACTGTCTGTGTAACTGGCGAGTCATCTACTTGATCCATTGAGGCAGAGACAGACAGAAGGTTCTAAAACAAGATTAACAATGATTATAAATACtcttaaatgatataaaaactcTATCACTatattctaattattttatactgattctttcatttaaaaatggtaactaaaaaaacaacaaacaaaccaTTCAAAtgaaaccaaataaaaattcttattttcacAAATgggataaaaaattgttaaaaatgtatacTGAATTGGAATTGGAGAGCTTTGGTGGCTCCCACAATGGCCATGATGGTAAAGACGGTTCTTCAGAAAGgctttttcttttctctttccGTTTTGTAGATTTATAGgagttttcttgtttttttgatgtATTAAATTCAATTTCTACTTCTGATTCTGCAGTGAGAATATGCtacaaaacaaataacttttttagtatttgtacAATCATAGTTTTATATGTACAATAAACGTATacaaaaatctatattatcaaGAAAGCCCAccagaaatcaaaataaatttagatcataaaaattaaagtacctaaattaaatattcaataCATTTTCTGCAATACTTAGTATATtgattacaatataaataatttattaaattggtttaaaaacacTCACATTCAATGGTGGAATGCTCTGCCTTTTGGTTTGACCCACACGATCAATAAGTCTAAGGAGTCCGTTTTTAGgagtaaaatttttgtttactacaagtttttgaattttttgaataagCAATTTCGTATCAATTCCAACTgaaacgtataaaataaataaaaaatacaattttgtaagattaatttacttttaaaaaatgttactactgaaacactttttattttttaattccaacagggtataaaatacttatctGTAATATGCATGCCGCATTTATACCATCCTTATGCATTGCCTTTATTTGAAGGTCATCTTCCGTTAATGTTTGACCACGAGATCTCCAATCATCCATAGACCAATTTTTTAGTTTCTCTGACATTATTATGTCACAGTTTTTTAATTCCAGAACTTCACTGTCACAatacaaatatacaatataattcatctgaaataaaacatttgcaaaatgtaacataaaaattatacatttattatttagaaaatacacAGTTAAAATAGTATAAAGACTTCAAAtgaattgatatatttttaaatcaacacaaaattttttaaaaaattaaaaaaaaactaatcaagttctgtaaataaattaaaattataacccATAGCAACTTTAAAACTGTAGTTTAATTTGCAGACCAATGGGATAATTAGAAAGTAGTTTTCCCTACAAATAATCATTATACATTTTCGAATGGGTCTAACATTATAAGCATGTGTGCGACTTTTCTGATAATATCCAATTCTAAGGACTTTTGATGAGTACGGAAATGTATAAAGTGGCTTCACATAAGATAAAAGAATTCCAGATATATGTAAACAGTCAAGACTTGTACTAGTGCATAAAACAATGGAACCATCATTAATAACAAAAGCACAATCCGGCAGATCAGTAGAAATCTTTACAGTGTTCAAGTGATTATTAGTTACTGATCGAAGATCATTTAAGCAAACAATTGTGTgttgaaaaatgtttctacCTGTTTTAATTCGTCTTTTTAATAAACCCAACATATTTTCGAATTGAAATGCAGAAAATGAGTCCAAAGGTCCatattttactacaaaaaaagcTAGATGAATTAACACATGCACATTATAGACCATAGATCTTTTGCTAAATAATATAGGCAtaaattcaacaaattttttaacacaCTCAGATGCAATAACATGATAAGCAACATATTCATCAGAAGCCAAAACATACATGCTGAAGTGCAACATAATAAAATGGTCATAATACCGATCTGCCAATTTATCATGTAAGAGAAATGGTCCAAGATATAAAACAAATTGTCGAAATTCAGAGGCtttccagtttttaaaattaaccaaagAACTAAGTTTTCTGTGGAATTCTGATGGTAAATACTTCCTTATATCATCGATTTCAGCGGATAATTTACTCAGTAAATGTTGTGAAAGTCTACAAGATAAATGCAGAAAAGGTACTTTAGTGAAATAATATGTGCATAACTTTTTCACCACACCTTGGAGTACCAGATGCATATATTCTGGAGGACATGACGATTGCAGTCCACTTAATTGAGGAATATTCAAAAGAGGTGAAGGGTCATGCTGATTATTTTCTGATATACTTTTGTAACTTTCATCAGAACGTGGTGTACAATTCTGATCTGTAAAAATAATACGATTGTAACAATACTCACCTTTGATATTACAGTACCCACATCCGTAGTATGCAttgtgattaaaaatattttgagcaaATGAACGTGCAGGGGTATCGCAGATAAAATCAACATCAGAAATAACCATTTGTTGTCCTTTCAAATCAAAAGGAACACTTAAAATTTGCAATTCATCAACCAGTTGtttaagataaaaattcaaatttggtTTTTCTACACCACAGTGCAATGCTACAGGAAGTGCACCAATATGATTATAATCCCTAAATGACATTAGAATTGGCCAAAATGATaatttagaagatttaaaaacagGCAAAccatctaaattaaaaaacagtcGTAATTTTACTATGCCACTGTTgccatctttattttttaaacttaattgtaaattaCGATGGTCCATGCAATACAATAAATTGTCTTTGACGCCAATATAtgacatcaaattttttttttcaattctttttacCCAATTTTTAGACTGGTTGTAGGTTATTGACTTAGCTTTAAGTGTAGTAACAGATAATGGCAAAGTTTTATCATAATTgatgtttaataactttaaaagagCTTCCATAGCATTTCTAGTCAGattatatcttaaataaaagtCCAAAAGCTTTTGATTTATGTCGTAGATTTTTGATGTCATGCTAATGTCATTGTCCTTATCTTAGGACACCATCAAAAATTTGATAGACACAACaaggacaaaaaattaaacatttgttGTGTCCATTACAACATACAGAATTGTCTATGTCTGTGTTGTAAGTCTATCCATAGACTAGTCTGGTTACTAATTTACagaacaaataaatgaaatgtaAGTTACCGTTTCAACTTGGCCCATCCGTTTAGAGCTTTGAAGAATTCTGGTGCATTCCGAATCATCTGAAGATATTTTAGATGCCATATTTgatattgatattgatattttaaaaacgatATGAATCGTAGAGTGATAGTGCAAAAAATGAGATAGCGATAAAATTGCAGGCTATGTATAGCAAATTTGAATATGACAAGTTAAGTCGTTAGAGAAATTACgccaaaaatcataaaagttgTGTAAATTTATGTTGCGTAATTCGGAAGTATGTAAATTAACACTTTTAGACTCGTTTCTTTATCGACGCACTTTTATGATACGCAATTTAATCATAATTAAATTGcgtataataaaaatgatacattTATACTCGTTTTTTTACCCACTTACTTTAAtgatacgtaatttattcaTATGTTTGATTAAATTACGTATCAAAAAAGTGCGTGGGTAAAAAAACGAGTCTAAAATTGTTAATCAACATACTTTAGTATTCTGCATTACGGAACACCATGGTGTTGCGTATATGTCACAGCTTATTTCCAGGGACTTTATTACGATATCTCAAATACTAGATATCGTGTCTATATTAACTATAGGTAATATATAGATATCGTGTCTATATTACCTATAGGTTAATATAGGAGCGATATGTAGTTTTTGAGATATATCTCGATATCGTAATAAAGTCGCTGAATAAAAGCTACGATATTTAGTTATCAACTAGCAATCTATTTCTGGCTATCTAGTAGCCAGCTAGACAAAcgcgatatgtagctagcgtcatatcTTAATACAATCGCTTTCTTAAAAACTGCGATATGAAGCTATCAACTAGCTATCGATTTGCGGCTATCATGTAGCTAGCTACACAaatacgatatgtagctagcgataAATCGTTATTAAATCGATAGCTTAAAAGCTGCGATACGTAACAATCGAATAGCTATTGATTTATCGCTATCTAGTAACCAGCTACACCaatacgatatgtagctagcgtcttttcgtaataaaatcgctttCTTAAAAACTGCGATATGAAGCTATCAACTAGCTATAGAGTTGCGGATATcatgtagctagctacaaagctacgatatgtaacTAGCGATAAATCGTTATTAAATCGATAGCTTAAAAGCTGCGATACGTAACAATCGAATAGCTATTGATTTATCGCTATCTAGTAACCAGCTACACCaatacgatatgtagctagcgtcTTTTcgtaataaaattgcttttttaaaaactgcgatatgtagctagcgacataTCGTTACAAAATCGacatgtttaaagttcaattattttcataattataatagatccaacactaaaaatcgaatttttgaagatgttaaagacattacgaaagaataaaataagaaaagaaaaatcgctagaaaatcgctataaagctagctagtcgctcgcTAGTCGTTAGCTCACTTCCCACCgggtatataataaaataaaggagACCTAGTACAGAACCTTTTAGGACTCAGTATTTCAGACCAATTAAATATAATGTCacccattattattatttgttttcttttgattataaaatatttgattgctAGTAACTTCCCTTTAATGGCTTATGAATGGTATAGGGTAATGAATGGTATAGACTGATAGTTTTGAATTAATTGTATATGcgaaattttgttaaaagcaGTCACAAAATCCATGCATAACAAGTCGACCTCTTTAACATTGTAAACAGTACATGTAATGATGTCCAAATAATCTAGCAAGTTTGTGTCAcatgaattttgtttaataaacccATGCTTTTGTATAGAAATTAAGTTATATTTGTTTAGATGATTCaatataactttgtaaattaaGTTTTCTAAAAGTTTACAAAGAAATGATGTCAGAGACTCAGGTCTATAGTTTGAAGTGATATTTATGTCACCTATTTTAATTATTGGTGATATATTAGGATTTTTCCACATAATAGGTAGTGAAAATAAgcttgatgattttttgaataaaagaggAATAGGGAGTGCTAATGGTTCTGCACAATCTTTTAGAATATACGAGCCAACTCCATCAGTTCCAAAAGATTTGCAAATGCTgaattatatataattcattTGTTGCAATCACTACAAGAAACCCAACgtgaaatatttaattgaagATACTTTCTATCATTAGTCTTAGAAATATCATTAGTATTAGTATTGTCATTAGCCATTAGTATTGTCAAGAAATTATTTGACTAGTGCTGAAACTTGGGTTTCTTATCGTGACTACCACAAATGGGCACATTACTTATGTGCtcgttaaaataaaaaaaaataaaatgccacCTTTTAGTTGTAACTAAGCCTAAACATTGAATAAAGTCTACAACTTATGTTTGTTATGTTTGTTACATTGTATTCTCCATTTTTCCCCAACCATTGggcaaaatgtgttttttttcaaaaattttcaaatgttattttttttctttcttttttttgtttcaaaacgttcgccatctTGCGGGGCAAgctggcgaacgttttgaaagccctaagttattgcaaaactatcagtcgtgaAGCAGTAATGCTTTGTCAGTATGTTCATTTTATCATAATGATTCATTGCCTGCAtgcatttttagtttaaaagtagaaaaacttgtaataaaaattaaaataaaaagttcgtAAACatgtcatctggtcacgtgaccggaaacgacttattatgcaatttctGACtccaactttataaaaatttaaaaattagtaattaatCTAACtaaagaaacataaaataaacacgcgtcgaaaaaaaatatttaaaaaaaagttacactCATAGGACACCATTCGTTATGAATAACCGAAAGCAAAGTATTTGTTTTGAAgcgaaaaaagtaaacttatgcgtataaaattgcattattagtatttaaaaaaaccatttgacgttttaaaatacaaagtgTAATTATAGTTTCGTTTTCacacatttttaagttttttttgttgagttgctATTTGAAAAGCCATCTTGCCCCATGCGCCATCTTGCCCCGCTTTTTCCTATATGTTTTTGttcttcatttatttatatacatccccaatagtttcaaaattttattcagtttaaaacTAGTAAACAAATTTCAccatcttaaaattaaaaactcctTTAGCTTCAAAATTTCCCACAAATGTTATATACATTATATCTAAAGTATGAACTGGAATAATGGTTTAATGAATATTCATTGATTTTCGAATCTTTTCTGGTATGCTAcccttaaaaatttaatctattTGACATTTTATCCTActtaaaagtacaatttttgtttttatgaaataattccAGCTCTTGCTCTAACTTCtacattacaaaataagaaTGTAAAGTAACAAGTTGAGACAATCctgaaatgttttgaaaaataaaagaagttgggtttttttgcatgtttttttaacaatgcgatgttaataaacttataacaataaatctaaataaaatttattgttataatacgTTGTCCattaaatatgtaaaacatGTTTACTTCCATTTTCAgtgattcaaaaaatttttttcattgcttcATTcgacaaaaagtttaaaaaaataactgttagaatgttttattaaaatttcggTAATTTATCCTTAATTACTTGTAAATAGAATTTATCCTTAATTAAATAGGATTTATCCTTAACTATTAGTAAATAGGATTTATCCTTAAATAACCATTTCTACGGTATgcaatataaatacatatt
Encoded here:
- the LOC136072222 gene encoding uncharacterized protein LOC136072222 isoform X1, with the protein product MASKISSDDSECTRILQSSKRMGQVETMNYIVYLYCDSEVLELKNCDIIMSEKLKNWSMDDWRSRGQTLTEDDLQIKAMHKDGINAACILQVSVGIDTKLLIQKIQKLVVNKNFTPKNGLLRLIDRVGQTKRQSIPPLNHILTAESEVEIEFNTSKKQENSYKSTKRKEKRKSLSEEPSLPSWPLWEPPKLSNSNSNLLSVSASMDQVDDSPVTQTVSPSELQSVSQIQPLLHSSSSFSLPSQKNGIDQINNFILKANVEPNTVEGIQFIVNAMYRKVCGLETEMRTIRSLLDTNHGNNENINIDYLPANSVEEFDSLEKKKFTLMIKISFAER
- the LOC136072222 gene encoding uncharacterized protein LOC136072222 isoform X2 produces the protein MASKISSDDSECTRILQSSKRMGQVETMNYIVYLYCDSEVLELKNCDIIMSEKLKNWSMDDWRSRGQTLTEDDLQIKAMHKDGINAACILQVSVGIDTKLLIQKIQKLVVNKNFTPKNGLLRLIDRVGQTKRQSIPPLNNLLSVSASMDQVDDSPVTQTVSPSELQSVSQIQPLLHSSSSFSLPSQKNGIDQINNFILKANVEPNTVEGIQFIVNAMYRKVCGLETEMRTIRSLLDTNHGNNENINIDYLPANSVEEFDSLEKKKFTLMIKISFAER